TTTTCATTTAAACAGAAATATAAATGTTGGCATATTGTTACAACACATTGTAGAAAGCCCCAACTCTCGGCACTTCTTTTCTGGTAATAATAACCATCTTTGTTCCCAATTTCAAAGTTGAGATTTTCAGTTTTATGGCATGCCCTCAAAGCTATATATGGTAACATGGATCGGCACAAGGGCCATGCCATCCTGCACACCGAAATAGAATCTATGACCTAAGATGTGTCAAATTGTTGCCCTTGATGGGTCAACACAGTTAGGATGTTGGCTCTTGCCGTAAGTATTTCTAGATCCTAGCACCTCACCACTGGTGACATATAATTGATCATTTCATAGTAATAATTTGATGCTATCTTGCAAACTTACATATGCTGGTCCAAACTTGAGAAATGGACACAATTATTAAATAGGTACAGTTGGAATCTATTTAGCAATACTTATCATAGTTTGGTGTTTGTTACAACACAAGTAGTAATAATGGTCACATCAGCAAATGAAGTAAACCTGAGAGAAATTATTCTAAACATGCTAGTGAAGTGGAAATTGAATAGTTAACTACCTTTTTAGCTTCAGGAGAAATGCGTGCTAttattgatgaattaaaaggaaccCATCCGCTGAAGACTGCACCGCCTCCTAGAGTTCTCGGATAAAGCAACACACTTGCTAATGTCAAGGCACCTACCAAACAATCATTAGTCTGTGAGCAGCTTCCATGCTTTGAAAAGTTTGTACTCGCAACCCGATCAATAAGTAGCAAAATTCTCTATACCTCCTTGGCTAAATCCACATATAAATATGTTTTCAGGGCTTATTCCATTAGCAATCTCCTTGTCTATCATGGCATGCACGGTCTGAACAGCTTTAAGGACACTATTTTCATCTTTCGGAGATTCCTGATAGTTGGTGAAATCAGAATGCAGTTCAGAGTATGCACTACAGTAATTATCGTAGAAAGTTGTGACAATTTAAGCTAAAAGAAAAGGGACAGCTCAAGAATTAATAATTTTACCTCCAGATGTGGAGGACAGCAGATAGAAAGCAATGGAAGGTTTGTAATCCAATTGATAGATGGAAAAATTTTAGAAAGAGAAAGATGTTGGGCTTGTGTCAACCAAATGCATAGAAACATATTATCACTAGGAATAACTAATAGCATCCATATGGGCAAGCAGAAAACTAACTGAATATATACACAAAGGTGATCACCTTAAATGGGGATCCTGTGTTGCTTTAAAATTAATTCTTTTTTCAGAAATATAGGATCTTGTTACTTGAACAGAGAGAACGCTAATTTGTATCAATTGAAAGaagtaattaaatttttttttttgtcctacatacttcttttatttttttgaaaagagaagaaaaataaatgCTCATTCCTTCCCTTTTTTTCCTCTGGAGGCAATTTGAAATCCAGTGTGCCCCTACCCAGGGATCACCCTTCATTTAATTAAGAAATTGGAATTAGAAAAACATAGGAACCCCACCAGTGGAAGAGAAAGGAAGTTATTTGAGCTATGATTTAAATAACAAAGACATTTAgcgatttattttcttttagcCCCTCCTTTGCGTGTATATGtattatcatgtcattcaaattgTACTGTAAACGAAAGCATTTATCATAAACACCCAATTCTCATCAGCAAAGAACCACaaagtataaaatatatattccaGAGCAATGtgatatcacaagttaaaatccccaGTGCTTCACATTAAAACCAACATATAGTTCAAAGCAATAAAAACagaacaagaatttcaaaggttcATGGTAAAAAGGAGAGAATACCAAAAAAATTAACTGTCATTAGATTTAAGATAGGTGAATGACCTAGCAGCTTAGATTACTCATCAATCACCTCATCCAGCTTTGAGTTCTTCCAGTTCATACTTCCCAAGTTGCTGTTCTGGTAGTTTTCTAGAGAACCCTAATAATGCATTAGTTGGCCATCTAATGTAAAGGAAGGAGTGATTATATCTTTACTGACTTGTGATGTAGTACTTTCTCATTGGCATAAGAATAAAATATTGTCAGTGTCACATTTTTTTAGCATAGCGATGCATTCAAAATGGTCACTCCAACTAATCAAGGAGCTCATATGGTTTCTTTAACTTCAACTAGTACATGTGATCCTTATCAGGCAATAAATGAGTCAAGATTAGCTGATTTAAGATGCAGTTGCACCAAGGTAACTCCTTCCTACTCCATAACTGATAAAATCATAGTTTTTGTAACTATGCTTAGATGATTCTCAAGACTGATGCACTTATGATATCTAAAAACATTCGTCTAAACTGCCAAAATACCAAATGATCCTGAAGTGAATGGATATTTCCAAGATCGATAAGGTCAGTTTATCTGGAAATTACAATTTTCTATGTTCAATGTtaacaagtgcaatcttgcagttacatttttttttttaatttgcagGAATTTTGGTCACTATTCAAGAGAATCTAGCCTAGACCAAAAAATTGCATCCATTGTGAACACTAGCATCTGACGAAAAATTAGTTGTAACTTACAGCAGTCACAGGTATCTCATAAATGTCAAACCAGGAAGGCATCACAGCACCATCTGCAAAGAAAGAAAGCAAGCATCATACAGTGCAGACCCAGATGAAGCAGAGACTATATTCCAAGATGCGGCAATATGTTCCACTTTTTGAATGTGTTGGATTTCACAGCCAGATTTTAGATGAATGCTTATTCGTCCAGTATCacccaaataaaaaaaaagaagaaaatcatcCTTTTGATAAACCTCCCGACGGATCAAATAAGAAGGGTACCTCCAACAGCATAAACCCTAGACGCGAGAGCGCCCTAATTTTCCCACACCATCCCACAGGTGATACCCTCGACTAGTGATACCGCTCTCAAAAGTGATGGAATGGGATCGGAGTAGCCAACTACGTAGATCGACTTAGAATGGAAAGAAATCTTattttttcttctgtttttttacttaagaaagaaaaagagatgcCATTTTCTTGGATCCAACACACAGCAAACCCGTAGGCGTATGGTGTAAATCATAAAGCAATCGAACCCATCCAAAACTAAGAAGAAATTAGAGGAATAATCGAATGCAAGATTAATCTATTCATCTCATCTTCCATGACTTGATCTGATGAATCAGAACAAATGGATATCAAGAGAAGACGAAACCGAGAAGGGAGGAGATGTACAGTTGCAGGAGACCGGAGACTGAGGGGCGGAGGGGAAAGACCATTTGGTGAGCCTGAACTCgggggaggagaagaaggtgCGGATGGGCTCGTTGGCGGGGCCGGAGTCGCCCAACCCGTGCAGCCAGAGGACGAAGCTACGGGCCGCCATCGGATCCGATAACGGCAGCGGGGAAGAAGCAGGGCTCTGGCGGTGGAGGAAGGCTACAAAGAAGGTGACGGCGGTTATGGTGACGGCGGCGACGGCGAGAGGGCGCAAGAGGAGGGGGCGGAGGTTCATTATTTATGTACTTATACCATAAAACTCCATTTTTACCCAATTTTAATCTTCCGAGGTGGAAATgggcctttttttatttttatttaaaaaataatatatatatatatatatatatatatatatatatatatatatatattacatcatGCGATTACTTATGCAATCAGACACTAATCAATTCATGTATAAAACTAATATTCGATTAAtaggatgaatatatatatatatatatatatatatatatatatatatatattattcttatTAGAGTAAATTAAATTACATAGAATTTaatcatatgaattttttttttttaccatcgACCAATACAAAACTTTGAACCATATTTATAAATTCGCATTGGCTTAAAATACAAGGGATcgatgatgtatatatatatttcaaatatgaaataatatttgatattttattataaatattcaaaATAATCCCATTATATTTGGATAAATATTAACATTTCAACAACGTTTGTGGAAGCTCTCCGTCGTTCGTACATGGAGATGTCTTCCTTTTTGTCTCCACAAGCGGACAAAGGAGGAAGGAGTAGCTGACAT
The window above is part of the Musa acuminata AAA Group cultivar baxijiao chromosome BXJ1-1, Cavendish_Baxijiao_AAA, whole genome shotgun sequence genome. Proteins encoded here:
- the LOC135668157 gene encoding probable carboxylesterase Os04g0669500 isoform X1; amino-acid sequence: MNLRPLLLRPLAVAAVTITAVTFFVAFLHRQSPASSPLPLSDPMAARSFVLWLHGLGDSGPANEPIRTFFSSPEFRLTKWSFPSAPQSPVSCNYGAVMPSWFDIYEIPVTAESPKDENSVLKAVQTVHAMIDKEIANGISPENIFICGFSQGGALTLASVLLYPRTLGGGAVFSGWVPFNSSIIARISPEAKKTPILWSHGLADRTVLFEAGQAGPPFLEQAGMSCEFKAYPNVGHSIANEELRYLESWIRTRLKSSS
- the LOC135668157 gene encoding probable carboxylesterase Os04g0669500 isoform X2, whose amino-acid sequence is MNLRPLLLRPLAVAAVTITAVTFFVAFLHRQSPASSPLPLSDPMAARSFVLWLHGLGDSGPANEPIRTFFSSPEFRLTKWSFPSAPQSPVSCNYGAVMPSWFDIYEIPVTAESPKDENSVLKAVQTVHAMIDKEIANGISPENIFICGFSQGGALTLASVLLYPRTLGGGAVFSGWVPFNSSIIARISPEAKKTPILWSHGLADRTVLFEAGQAGPPFLEQAGMSCEFKSIILLSCCRLILMSAIQSPMKS